GGTCTGCGACTGCTTGGCAGCAGCGGCCAGCTTGCCGTTGCCGAACACGCGCAGACGGAACTCTGACGCTGACTCGAGCGGCTCGGCTTCGATGTGGAAGGCAGCCCACGAAGCATATGGGCGAATGCAGAGGTTGCCGGGCACAGTCTTCGCGTTCGGCTCCAGCATGCGCGCCACCTGCGCCTCAAAGCGCATGTAGGCGGCCTCAGCCTTGTCCCAACGCATGCTCACCCAGGTCGCAGACGCGACGGGGCTGAAGAGGATTCCGAAGAAGCCAAAGAGCACTGCGAGTTGGTGGAGGTTGGCGGCCGACATGAAGACGTCTACTTTCAGAAGCGAGTTGCTGGATTCGCTCTGCCTGCTCAGAATAGCGAGCGCACGTTCCTTCCGCCGAGAAAACAGATAGAGTTTCCTTGACGGAGTACAAGGAAAGTAACGTTACGCAAACGGTATCACGATGACCTACGCTGAAGCACTCGAAAAATTGGCCAGTCTTGGCCCCGAAGTCCGCACGGGACGCGCCGCCGATGGCGGTGCTGGAATGCCGCCGCGAAAGTTTTCACTGGATCACATCCGCGTGCTGCTGGCCGAGCTCGGCTCGCCAGAAACGAGCTTTCCGAGCGTGCTGGTGGCTGGCACCAACGGCAAGGGCTCGACGACCGCCACGCTTGCGTCGATCGCCGCCCATGCAGGGCTGAAGACCGGCTGGTACACCTCGCCGCATCTGCTGCGCGTCAACGAGCGTATCCATGTCAGCGACGGCGCGAAGCTCGTCGAGATCCCGGATGAAGCGTTCGGCGACGCGTTTGGCCGCGCCTGGAGCGCCGCCGAGAATCTGGTGAGTGAAGGCAAGCTGCCGCACATGCCGAGCTTCTTTGAGTTCTTCACCGCCACGGCATTTGTCTACTTTGCCGAGCAGAAGATCGAGCTCGCGGTGCTGGAAGTCGGCCTTGGCGGCCGTCTCGATGCGACGAATGCTGTCGAGCCGATCATCTCGGTCATCACCGACATCGGCATCGACCACACGGAGTTCCTCGGCAACACGATCACCGAAATTGCGCGCGAGAAGGCCGGCATCTTGCGCAAGGATGGCGTGCTCGTCACGCTCTCGCAGCATCAGGAAGCGAATGCTGCGATCGGCGAGGTGGCGATGAGCCTCGGCGTGCGCGGCGTGGATGCGGCGCGTTGCCTGCCGCCGCGTTCGTTGATGGCGACGGGCGGCATCGCAGACGAGTATTCGCCGCTGCCGCGCAACAAATATGCCGTCGCGATTGATGGTGAGCCGATCCTCGTGAACTCGCCGCTGCGTGGCGTGCATCAGCAGCGCAATCTTGCGTTGGCCATCGCAACCGCGCTGGAGCTGCGCGCCAACCATGGCTTTACGCAGATCACAAACGCCGCGATCGAAGCGGGGATTCGTGAGACCGTGTGGCCCGGACGCCTGGAGTGGATTCCTGCGCGCGGCGGTCGTGCAGCCATGCTGCTTGATGTGGCGCACAACCCTGCAGGAGCGTGGACGCTGCGCGATGCGTTGTCGCATCTGCCGGAGTCGATGCCGCGCACGCTGCTCTTCTCTGCGCTGCATGACAAGCCGATTGCGGACCTTGCGCGCGTACTCTTTCCGCTCTTCGACTCCTCGTCGAGCGACCCCGAACGCAAGGGCGACCACGTCGTGCTCGCGCCGATTCAGAACGTACGTGCCGCAACCGTGGATGAACTGCTCGCCGCGGCGCATGAGCTCGACGTACCCGCGCACGGAGCGCCTCACGTGCCCGCTGCGTTGAAGCAGGCGGAAGACGTCACGCCGCGCGACGGTGTGATCGTGGTGACGGGCAGCATCTTCCTCGTGGCTGAGATCCGCGCGCTGCTGATGGAAGAGAAAGTACGATAGAGACAGTGCCCCAAGCGACCCAACCCATCGACGTGAAACCCACGCACCAGCCGAAGATGCCGCCTCCGTTCTGGAAGTGGACGACGTATCTGCTGCTGATGCCGTTGATCGCGCTGGCAACAACGTTCTTCGGCACGATCTCGCTGATCGCAGGTCTATGGGACAAGTCGGGGCGCCAGCAGCATTGGATCGCACGGCAGTGGGCGCGGCTGCTGCTGAAGATTGCACTCTCACCCGTGGAAGTCGTGAACGGCGAGCGATTGAAGGGACTCGGCTGCGCGGTCTACGCGTCCAACCACCTGAGCTACTACGACACGCCGGTACTTTTTGCGAAGCTGCCGTTCCAGTACCGCATCATGGCAAAGGCGCCGCTCTGGAAGATTCCTTTCATCGGCTGGTACTTGAACCGTTCCGGACAGGTGCCGATCGATCAAAGCTCGGCGCGTGCAGGCGTGGCCTCGCTGGCGCGTGGCGTCAAGACGCTCGATGCGGGCTTGCCGCTGGTGATCTTCCCTGAGGGCGGTCGCGCGGCCACGGGCGAATTGCAAAGCATGCTTGCAGGCGCTGCGTGGATGGCAATCAAGGCGCAGGTGCCGCTGGTCCCGCTCACGCTGGTGGGAACGTATGAGCTGCTGCCGATCCATGTCTACGCGCTGCATCCGCGTCCGTTGAAGCTGATTGTTGGCGAGCCGATTTCGACGGCCGGGCTCACGACGAAGGACGCCGAAACGCTCACCGCGCAGATGCGTCAGGTGATCTTCGATACATTTGTCGCCGAACACCGATAGACTTAGCTAACTTAGCTAGGCTAACCTGTGCGCATGGCAATGACGACCGTCAACATTCACGAAGCCAAGACAAACCTCTCAAAGCTGATCCAGATGGTGGAAGCTGGCGAAGAGGTGATCATCGCGCGCGCAGGCAAGCCTGCCGTGCGCTTGAGTGCGTTTGTCGCTCCTGAAAAACCGAAGCGCAAAGCGGGGTTCTTGAAGGACTACGGCTTCAAGATGCCGAAGGATATCAAGAAGCCTTTTGAGAAGGACATTGAAGAGATGTTCTACGGCAACCCGAAGAAGTTCTCCAAATGAAGCTTCTTCCGGATACTCACATCCTTCTCTGGTTTGCGACGGACGCGAAGGAACTGCCACGAGAGGCACGACGTCTGCTCGAAAGCGATGACCACGAACTCTTCTTCAGCGTCGCAAGCATCTGGGAAGTCGCGACCAAGTTTGCTTTGCAGCGCAAAGACTTCACGATCGATCCCGAACCTCTTCGGCTCGGCCTCTTGCAGCACGGCTTTCAGGAGCTTGATGTGCAGAGCAAGCATGCGATGGCGCTACGCACGATGCCGCATGTTCACCGCGATCCGTTTGATCGCATGCTGGTCGCGCAGTGCCTTGTCGAAGGGCTGACGCTGCTTACAGCCGACCGCACGTTGAGCAAGTACGCTGCACCTGTGCGCCTGGTGTAGCGCGTCTCTTACAATCAACGCATGATTGCTCATCTTCGCGGAACGCTTCTCTTCAAGTCCCCTAACGCTGTTGTGCTGGAGTGCGCGGGTGTGGGGTATGAGCTTGCTGTGTCCGTGGCGACATTCACCGATCTCGGCGCAGAAGGCAGCGAAGCGAAGCTGCATGTGCACACGCATGTGCGCGAGGACGCCTTCTCGCTCTTCGGCTTCTCGGAGCTGCAGGAGAAGCGGCTCTTCGAGAAGCTGCTGACGATCTCCGGCATTGGGCCGAAGCTTGCGATCACGGTGCTGAGCGGCATCTCTGCGGAGCGGCTCGTAGGCGCGATTCGCGGCGGCGATCATGCGACGCTCACGAAGATTCCCGGCATCGGCAAGAAGACCGCTGAACGTGTCGTGCTCGAGTTGAAGGACAAGCTCGACGACATGCAGGGCTATACCCCTGCGGGCGAAGTCGTGCCTTCTCTGGGCGCTGTGGCGGACGACGTGTTGTCGGCGCTGGTGAACCTCGGCTATCTGCGTCCCACGGCGCAGAAGGCCGTCGAGACAGCCGCAAAGGACGCGAGCATTGCGGGTGAGTTCGAGAAGCTCTTCCGCGCGGCGATGAGCGCCGTTCGCTAGCTACGCGCGACGACGATAGCGCACGGAGAATTCATAGCCTGCGTTCGGCGGGAAGAGTTCCGCGCAGAGGCGCAGACGCTCGGCGAGAGCGCCGGGAGCGAGCAGCGGATACTCTCGTTCGCGAAGTTCCGAGTAGTCGAAGTCCAGCGCGAGCGAAAGCAGGAACACCGCGACCGCGTCGGAGAAAGCCGTCTCGAGGAAGATCTTCTTCTCCTTCTCATCGATGCTGGCGGGCTCTGCGTTCGCATTCAGATCAACGACTGCGGGCTTCGCCGTGGAGAAGGCGCGCACACGCTTCGAGGCAAGCGCGCGTGACGCACGCAGCGGCTCCGGCTCAAAGACTACTGAACGACCAAAGGTGAGTTGGCGCGCTTCCCAGGCATCGAAACTCGTCTCGCCTTTGACGTTCGCGAGCGCCTGTTGCCAGGCGAGTTCGCTGAAGCGTTCGGGGATACCGGCAACGTCGACGTATGCATGCGCGACGTTGATGAAGAACTCGAAGCTCAGCGCGAAACGGTCCTGCATGAGACGTGTGGAGATGAAGACGCCACGGCGACCGCTGCCGAGTTCGACGTTGCGATGGCAGATGGCACCGGTGCTCAGATCATCGGTGTACGCGGGCGCGACGAGTGCAGATTCGTCGGTCTTCTGTGTGCGCGGCGAGTCAATGATCGTGTCCGCTTCGCGCATCGCGAGCGGCACGAAGAAGTAGGTGTTGGCCTCGAGCGACGCACTGATGCTGGTGGGTACGGCCTGCAGCATCGAGTCGAGATCCACTGCGGGCACGCCGGTTTCGCCAAAAGTGGCAAAGCTCACGCCATTGGGCGACTGCCGTACTTCGGCATCGCGGGCCACTTCCTGCGCACGTACAAGGTTCGTCATTGGGCCCACTTCCGCCATTCGCGTTATTCTAGCTGAGTATGGCTAGCGCAAACCATGTCGAGCGTGCACGCGCCGAAGGCACTATCTTCGGCATTCCGATGGGCGACCTCGGTTGGTTCCAGTCCCTGTTGATGGGTTTGGCGACTGGCTTTGCCGCCTTCTTCCTCACGACCTTTGTGGCCATCGTCGCGATGCTGCTGGAGCAGATGTTCACGCATCGCGTTCCGCCGTATGACCATGCGTACAAGCTCATCGGCTTCCCTGTAGGCGTTGTCGTAGGCGTGGCGGCGCTGGGCTATCTCGCGGTGCTCTATACGCGTCAGATCGCGACGAAGCGTCGTACAGCGCGCTCGTAAGCCGCTGATTTTTCGTTTTCCCCATTTCTCATCGTGGTTCCCTGCGTGGACGCTGCGCGGATTTTGCGCGTCCAATCATGCAGTATCAAGAAGAACGATGGGAGGGCTGCGCGCCATGAAGATGAAACTTTGGATGTTTGTGATGGCGATGCTGGTGTTGGGTTCGGCTTCGCAGGCACGCGCGCAGTGGGCTCCGTATGCGATGTTCTCGCTGGGCCACTACTCCGGTGTAGGCGTTGGCGCGAACACAGCCGGCAACCAGGTTGGCGGCATGAACGCGCTGGGCGGCACCTTTGGCTTGAGCGATGAGCCGTATCACTCAGGGCCGATCGGCTTTGGCTTCGATGCACGCGGCATCATTGAGAACTCGGCAAACTCGACGCCCTACGGCAACAAGATGGCTGGCGCACTGATCGGTCCGCGGTTGGAGATCAACACGCTGGCGTTGCCGTTCCGTCCGTATGCGCAGGTGGAGCTGGGCATTGTAGGTACGAACAATGGCAAGCAGACCAACAAGGACACGCATGGCGCGTATCAGTTCCAGTTCGGCGGCGACATCACGATCTTCCCGCATGTAGCGACGCGTCTGGAGTACGGCGTTGGTCAGCTCTGGACCGGCAACGGCACCAAGCACACGTTGCAGACGTTTGGTGCGGGTGTCGTGATCCGGCTGTGAGCTAATGGCGGGTGGCTGGCGTCATCGTCATTCCTCCACACCATGAAAGCCGAAAGCCTCGCTATAGCGAGGCTTTCGTCGTTAGCTCGTTGTTGTAGAACGGCCCTTCGATCTCTGGTCGTGGACTGACCATCTGTCTCCACGCCATTTGTATCCCGAGGAAGGTGATGAAGAGGTTGATGAGACCGCTGCCTACTGACGCCGTAAACGTCAGGAACGGTGAGATAAGTCCGATACCTAACAACAGTGCGCAAGCCTTGAGGAAGCCTCCTATACCTGTCGGTACATCCGCCTGCGCGTGCTGTGGAGTGCCGTTACGCGCGTCCGCTTCAGCGGTCTTACCTGCCCTCGCCTCCGCTCGCTGGGTCGCATCTTGTGCCCTGTGCTCGTTTACCTGATGGAGAGCGATCGGCACGAAGGCCACGGCGATCGCCGCATACGTGAGCAAAGCCGCAGCGATCTGGTAGCGCTTGCCACCAAGTCCGCGTGAGCCTTTTTTCATCGAGAACCCTACGACGAAACCAACACCGATCGCCGCCCAGCCCAACGATATGCCGGTAACGATCCCGAAGAGCGCATAGGCGATACAGCCGAGCACGGCAGCGATGGCGCCGAAGAGCAACGCACGTGTAAAGGCCTTATGAGAGTCGGGCGGAACGAGCGACTCGGCCCGTTGCGCGCAGGGCGAACAGGCCAGATGACCGGAAATGCGGAAGTATTCGTTCGGCGTGGCACGGCCACAGTAAGCGCAGGCGTCCGGCGGCGCGGGATCGCCTTCATAGACAGCTTTGTCAAAGCTCAGCGAAGGTGTCGTAGCCATGATGGGTTGGGAGAACTCTATCAGAGAGAAGCGAATCTCCCAACCGCATGCTTAAAGAGCCTTGCGAACCGCGCGACGTACAAGCTCCGTCGTCGCTCCGTAGACGAGGTGCGCCGCATAGGGCGTGGCGAGTGTGTGCATGGGGTACTCGTCGGGCCACGCACCGAGACCCAGCGCAGGCACGCCGAGGACGTCAGCACCCACGAAGAGTGCGGAGCCGAAGCCTGTCCCGTAACCTGCGCTTGCAGTGCTGCAGAGTTCGGCGAGACCACCGTACAGGCCGCCCATGATGGCTCCGAAGGCGTAGTGCACGATGGGGCCGCCGCGCTCCTGCTGCTCCCAGGTGAGGTGGCGTCCGCCGGTGGCGAGCTCGGTGAGGGTGTCGGCCGTCTTCATGGTGGCGTCCTGATAGGGCTCGCCCTCATGCAGCGCGGCATCTGCGTTCTCTTGCGGCGTGTTCACGGCGCGGGTAAGTGCCTTGCCCGGGCCTGCCTGGAACTCATTCATCATCCACGCCGCAACGAGGCCGCCAGCGATGCCTGCAAGGACTCCACGCACTACATGCTTCTCTGTCTTCACTGCCATAAAGCAAAACTCCCTCGCGCGCTGGTTGCGCCTCGAGGGAGTTGGATGCCGTGCGCATAGACCGCGGCTAATGAAGGCTGCTTTTCTGTGCCCGCTGCGACGACGGAGTGGGGATTTTCATGCCGCAGCGTCACAGTGCGGGTATGATGGGCGCATCTGTCCAACATAGTTTTCCAAACATAGCCGGTGGAGTGTTCCTATGAGTTTCCTCAGCCGTTCCTTGCTGATTCTTGTGGCGTTGTATGGCTTCGTTTTCGTCCTGGGCGACGTGTTTCTGTTGCACCAACATGCGCCTGTGTGGTCGGGCCTGGTATTCGTGCTGGTGCTGGCTGGAGTGCAGTACGCGATCTCGCCGTGGCTCATCGAGCGCTTCTACAACATCGGCTGGTATGAAGGCGATATCCCGCAGGAGTACGTGGAGTTCGTGCGCGAGGTGTGCGCCGCGCAAAACATGCCGATGCCCAATCTGGGCATCATTGAAAGCGAGACGCCGAACGCATTCGCCTTTGGCCGTCTACAGAAGGATGCACGTGTTGTCGTCACGCGCGGGCTGCTGAACATCCTCTCACCGGAAGAGGTGAAGGCCGTGCTCGCGCATGAGTTGGGCCACATTGCACACTATGATTTCGCCGCGATGACGCTGGCGGCGGTTGCACCGATGTTGCTCTATCAGATCTACCTATGGACGGATCGCATGAACAACCAGGGGCGCATCGTGAGCTACTGCGCGTACGTCGCTTATTGGATCGGACAGTTTATGGTGCTGCTGCTGAACCGGACGCGTGAGTATGGAGCCGACGCTTTCTCGGCGGAGATTACCGGAGACGCGCCAGCTCTTTCATCGGCCCTGGTGAAGATTGCTTACGGCATGGTGAAGTATCGCGGAGAACTTCGTCGTCTGGAGAAGGAAGGCGACTCGTCGGAGAAGAAGCAGAGCAAGCGTTTGCTGCAAGCAGGTCAGGCGCTAGGGATTATGGGCATCGCCTCGGTCTCGGACCAGTCAGCGCTGGCGCTTGGGTACGAAGACCCCGCCGCGACGGCGCGCGTGATGAAGTGGGATCTTGTGAACCCTTGGGCTCGCTTCTATGAGCTCGGTTCGACACATCCGCTGACGGCGCTGCGACTGCGCGCTCTGAATCGTATCGCGGAGAAGAACAACCAGCCGGTTCAGTATCCGCTGCCTGCCACAAACGGGATGCGTTGGATCGGCTTCCCCATAGAGTTTGCGATCTGGTCGGCACCGTTGGTGCTGGGCTTCCTGCTCGTCTCCTACTTCTGGGTGGCGCGATCGCTTGAAAAGATGGGGCTCAATCTTCCGGTCCATCTGGTGGGCTGGATGTTGATCTCGATGGGCATCACCTGGGCGATCAAGATCATGTATCGCTATCGCGGCAACTTTACGCCGGCGAAGGTGGAAACGCTGCTGGAAGACCTTGATGTCTCGCAGATGCGCTCACGTGCGGTCGTGCTGGAGGGTGAAGTGATCGGCCACGGAAACCCCGGAGCGTTCTGGAGCCCGGACCTGGTGCTGCGCGATGACACAGGCATGATGTTCCTGCTCTATCGCTCTTCCATTCCCTTCGGACGTTTCGTCTTCGCACTCTCCAAGGCCGATAGCTTCATCGGCGAACGCGTGCGTGTAGAAGGCTGGTATCGTCGCGGCCTGATGCCCTACTTTGAGATGTCTAAGATTCAAGGCGATGTCATCGAGTCGCTGCACGGACGCGGCCCTGTAACGCTCTTCGGTACCGACGGCGTACAGGCGCCGGTGAAGCGTACGCCGCTCATGGCGAGGTCGTATGCACGTTGGATCCAGTTAGGCGCTGCGGCCGTTGCGACGGTTGTCGGTATCACCTTCCTGCAGTTCTAATTTCCAGCAGTTCTAATCGCGACTCAAGCGTAGAAAAGCCCGCTCACTTCGAGCGGGCTTTCTTGTTGCGTGTGAGCTGCGATCAGATGCGCATCGGCATGAGGATGTAGCGGTACTTCACTTCCTCGTTGCCGTCTTCGGGGCGCATCTGGCCGGCGGACTGGGCGTCCTTGAACTCGAGGCGAACTTCGCCGGTGTTGCCGGTGGCCTTCAAGAAGTCCACGAGATAGCTGGAGTTGAAGCCCACCACGAGCGGATCGTAGTTATACGGCGTTTCGATGATGTCTTCGGACTCGCCCGCGTCCGTGGACTGCGCGGAGAGCTTCAGCTCGTTCTGCTCCAGACGAATCTTGATCGCGCCCGAACGCTCGTCTGCAAACTGCGCCACGCGCTGGATCGAACCCATCAGGTCTTCCGAGCGAACGATGACGAACTTCGTATTGTCGCGCGGCAGCACAGCTTCGTAGTTCGGGAACTGGCCGGTGAGCTTGCGGCTGGTGAGCACGCGGCCACCGATGCGGAAGAAGAGCGTCTGGTCGTCGTCGGCAAACTCAAGCGTTTCAGCGTCGGAGTTGTTCAGCAGCGACATCAACTCCGCCAGCGCCTTGCGCGGGATCAGCGTCTTCTTTTCGCCGGAGACTTCCATGTTCTCGCCGGTCTTTTCGATGTGCGCGAGGCGATGACCATCGGTCGCCACCATCGCCATCGACTCGGCCTTGAGCACCAGCAGCGCGCCGTTCAGCGTGTAGCGCGACTCTTCGTTCGAGATCGCGAAGATGGTCTTCGAGATCATGTTGCGCAGGTTCGCAGCGTTGATCTTGAAGACGCCAACGCCGGGGAACTCAGGCACCGCCGGGAAGTTTGCGCGCGCCATGCCGACCATCTTGGTGTTCGAGCGGCCAGCGCGGATCTGCACCCAGTGGTTGTCCTGCAGCTTGATGGAGATGTCACCCTCGGGCAGCAGCTTGATGTAGTCGTAGAGCTTGCGTGCGGGCACGGTGCAGGCGCCGGACTTCTTGACGCGAGCCGGGCACGAGGTCTTCAGCGACTGGTCGAGATCGGTGGCGGTGATGGTGAGCACGCCTTCGTCCGAAACCTCGAAGAGAAAGTTCGAGAGGATCGGGATGGTGGTCTTGCGCTCGACGACGGACTGCGCTGCGGTGAGTTCCCGCAGAAGCTCGGCTCGGCTGACCGTGATGTCGAGGTTGCCGGTGGGGGCTTGAAGGTCGGGCGTAAGTGCGGCTGTAGACACGATGCGATTCTCCCTGCTTTACAGAGCGTTGATGGCTTGATTCTAGGCTGTGCGAGCGATTTCCGCGAGTCTTTCAGGCTTGTGGATTATGACGGCGTTCTGTGGGTTGGATGAGCAAGGCGCGAACCCTGCTGCCTGGCGAGAGAGGCTTCTAAAAACAAGCTCAAAAGGAAGTACTAAGAAGGTCGTAGCAGTCGTTCGGTGTGGAAAAGCGGAGAACATGCCCCCATGCCCTATCCATGCGGGGTTCGCGAGCGCCAAAGTTTCCAAAACCCGGTCGAGAAAAATCGGAAGGTTTGGAAGGTAAGGACCACCGCTCCGGTTGGGTGCTCGGTTTTACACACTTCGCACAAGCGGCTTCCGCAGAGACGCGAGAAGACCTGTCGGCTTAAGGGAGAACTCGCGCAAAACCGCGTCATTGCTGGCGATCATGCGTCCCCGGATTTCCGCTGGTTCGGGCGAGTGCCAAGGAAATGTGGAGATAGTGGGTGCGGTGTGGAGATCGCGTCCTGGTCAAGGAAGGAGAAAAAATGTTGTAAGAAATGGTAAATGCGTACCGGTAGGTATATATCTATGAGTACGTCATTGGAGGCGTCTCCCCATGCTCTTCAAAATTGCGTACCGCGTTGTCGGTGTGTCCCTGTTGTTTCCTCTCCCGCCTTTCTCTGTGAAGGCGGGCGCACAAGATTTGAAGTCTCCGGCCAGCGCTCCCGCGTCGTTGTCGGCTGTTGCTGCCGAGTGGAAGAGTGAAACGGCCCAACATGCTTTCGGATTGCCGGAAGTAAAGCCGAAGGCGAAGGGAACGCTCGCGTTGATGAGCGATTCCCTCACCTTTACGACGAAGGCGTCGCGGTACTCGATTCCGCGTTCAGCGATTACAGCAGTAAGCGCGGGCAACGACCGCGTGGAGCTTTGGGGTACAGGTGGACGCCTGATGCGCATGGTGATCCCCGATGGTGGCGGCATGGCTGCGGCGGCGATGATGCATCACCGGGTGGATATGTTGACGGTCGACTTCCGCGACCCGCGCGGCGGCTACCACGCGGCGGTGTTCTATCTGCCAGCGTCTTCGGCGGAGCTCGCGCTGAAGCGCTTTGCCCAGGGCGCTCCCTACGTCGCCGCTCCTGCGACGGACAGTTGCGGCAAGAAGCCGATCAACCCGGACAGTGTCTTCGTGGCGTTCCCGGACTGGAACCGCGTGGACGTGCCGGCAGCGTATCGCGGCCTGGTCTACGAACACATCATCGATCGCCTGGAGGCCAGGAACAGCCGCAGCGTGTACCGCTACGGTGTCCTCGCAGGCGGCACTTACTGCCCGCGCTACACGGTGGAGGTTGCCATCGAGGGCTACAAGAAGGGCAACCAGGTGATGCGCGCGGCCATGGGGCCGATCGGCATGTTCACCAGCGCGACGCAGATGAAGTTTTCGGTTTCGTTCATCGACGATGCGACGGGCGTGAAGACAACGGACGCGATCAAAGCGACGGTGCGCACGGAGTCCGAGAGCACCGAGGTCGCGGACGCGGTGGCCAAGCAGTTGGCTAAGCACTACGCCAGGATGCTGAAGCGCGATGGCGGCAAGGACGCGTTAGGTGGTTCGGACCAGCCGTCGAACCAGATGGTCGCCGCGCAGATGACGGAGCCCCGTTCATGAATGTGATGGAGCCGTCGCAGGCCGCGTTGCTGCCTGTGAGTGTGAGCGAAGGCGTGCTTTCTACTAGGATGGAAAGCACGCCTATGGCTCCCGCAAAACAAAACAAGCACGAGATGAAGACGAAAGAGACGCGCGAGTTGTTGCTGCGTGCGGCTCGAGAGATCTTCGTGCGCGATGGTTACGAGAAGGCCGATCTAGCCGAGATTGCGAAGCTCGCTGGACGCACCAAGGGCGCGATCTATGCGCAGTTCAAAAACAAGGAAGAGATCTTCATTGCGCTGGTAGAGGCCGCTGCGCTGGAGCGTCGTGCGCGCATGCGCGCGCAGTTGGCCAAGTCCGACTCTGTTGCAGGCAATGTCGCGGCCATGCGCGAGCACTACATCCACATGGTGGATGACGATACGTTTGGGCTGCTTCTGCTGGAGTTCCGGCTCTATACGATTCGGCATCCAGATGTGCGCGCGCGGCTGGCACAACTCTACAAGTCCATCATCCCGGACAACGAAGAGACGGTGTACACCGCGATGCTCGGCTCTCCGGGTAAAGGCAAGCACGCACTGCCGCGCACCGTGTCGATCCATACCGTGTTTGCGCTCATGTACGCGCTGCAGGTGGAGATGAAGTTCGATCCGCATCTATTCGATCCGAAGATATCGAAGATCATCGCGGCGCGCATCTTCGATGCGGTCTTCGATCCGCCGATCGGCCAGTAAACACAACGCGAAAAAATCGCGGCTGCCTCACGGCAGCCCGATCTATTGCTCGCTTTGAAGCCGCCGCTGTAGCTAGAGCTGCATGAGCCACTCGGAGAAGAGCCTTTGCGCGGCGTTGCGGAGCGGCGCGACGCATGCTGCGGCATCGTTACGAATTGTGCGCGGATCAATCTTCGCTTCGCCGAGCTCCGCGGCATGACCGATGAGCCACTGCTCCATCCCTGCGACGTTGTCGATCTCCGGATGGAACTGCAGAGCCAGCACATACTCGTCGATCGCGAAAGCCTGGTTGGCGCAAAGCGATGTGCTCGCGAGGCGCGAGGCGCCTGCAGGGATGGCGAAGCCATCACCATGCCAATGCAACACCTTCACGCCATCCAGATGACGCAGCGGCGAGTGGCGACCCTCATCGGTGAGGTCAATGGTGGCGAACCCGATCTCTTTGTGGCTGGTGGGCGCGACGTCAGCGCCGAGCGTGTAGGCGATCTGCTGCGCGCCCAGGCAAATGCCGAGCGTGGGCAGCTTCGCGTCGAGGCGCTTTGCGAGCAGATTGCGTTCCACGGCGAGGAATGGATAGTGCTCGTCCTCATAAACGCCGACGGGCGCGCCGAGCACGATGAGCAAGTCGGGCCGCAACGGATCGATCCGCGTGAGGTCGCTGACGCCGATGTCGAAGTAGCTGATGTGGAAGCCTTGCGCGCTGAGGACGGACTCGAGCGACCCGAGGCCCTCGAAGTGGACGTGACGGATGGCAACTGCGGATTTCATGGTGGCTTCCTTCTTGTTCTGCGCGATGGCTAAGCGGTGCGTGCGATGTACTCGCCGATGATTTCGGCACACTCTTCGAGGAAGACGCTGTCGGCAGCGGAGAAGGCCGCTGGATCGTGACTGTCGATGTCAATTTCCCCGATGGCTTTGCCGTTCACGCGAATGGGAACGACGATCTCCGACTTCGTTTCGAGAGAGCAGGCGAGGTAGCGCGGGTCGGAGTTCACGTCGTCGACGATGACGGTAGCATCCTGCGCGACGGCCGCGCCGCAGATGCCCTGCGTGACCGGGATGCGTGTGTGCTCCGTGGCTGCACCGTGGAAGGCGCCGAGTACGAGCATCGTTTCGTCGTCCGGATCGAGCATGTAGAA
The nucleotide sequence above comes from Granulicella cerasi. Encoded proteins:
- a CDS encoding GAF domain-containing protein gives rise to the protein MSQELFSQIISEVRAFAQTAPSLTALQEFVVELIPTRLSYYNWTGFYMLDPDDETMLVLGAFHGAATEHTRIPVTQGICGAAVAQDATVIVDDVNSDPRYLACSLETKSEIVVPIRVNGKAIGEIDIDSHDPAAFSAADSVFLEECAEIIGEYIARTA
- a CDS encoding zinc metalloprotease HtpX — protein: MSFLSRSLLILVALYGFVFVLGDVFLLHQHAPVWSGLVFVLVLAGVQYAISPWLIERFYNIGWYEGDIPQEYVEFVREVCAAQNMPMPNLGIIESETPNAFAFGRLQKDARVVVTRGLLNILSPEEVKAVLAHELGHIAHYDFAAMTLAAVAPMLLYQIYLWTDRMNNQGRIVSYCAYVAYWIGQFMVLLLNRTREYGADAFSAEITGDAPALSSALVKIAYGMVKYRGELRRLEKEGDSSEKKQSKRLLQAGQALGIMGIASVSDQSALALGYEDPAATARVMKWDLVNPWARFYELGSTHPLTALRLRALNRIAEKNNQPVQYPLPATNGMRWIGFPIEFAIWSAPLVLGFLLVSYFWVARSLEKMGLNLPVHLVGWMLISMGITWAIKIMYRYRGNFTPAKVETLLEDLDVSQMRSRAVVLEGEVIGHGNPGAFWSPDLVLRDDTGMMFLLYRSSIPFGRFVFALSKADSFIGERVRVEGWYRRGLMPYFEMSKIQGDVIESLHGRGPVTLFGTDGVQAPVKRTPLMARSYARWIQLGAAAVATVVGITFLQF
- a CDS encoding TetR/AcrR family transcriptional regulator, yielding MNVMEPSQAALLPVSVSEGVLSTRMESTPMAPAKQNKHEMKTKETRELLLRAAREIFVRDGYEKADLAEIAKLAGRTKGAIYAQFKNKEEIFIALVEAAALERRARMRAQLAKSDSVAGNVAAMREHYIHMVDDDTFGLLLLEFRLYTIRHPDVRARLAQLYKSIIPDNEETVYTAMLGSPGKGKHALPRTVSIHTVFALMYALQVEMKFDPHLFDPKISKIIAARIFDAVFDPPIGQ
- the dnaN gene encoding DNA polymerase III subunit beta encodes the protein MSTAALTPDLQAPTGNLDITVSRAELLRELTAAQSVVERKTTIPILSNFLFEVSDEGVLTITATDLDQSLKTSCPARVKKSGACTVPARKLYDYIKLLPEGDISIKLQDNHWVQIRAGRSNTKMVGMARANFPAVPEFPGVGVFKINAANLRNMISKTIFAISNEESRYTLNGALLVLKAESMAMVATDGHRLAHIEKTGENMEVSGEKKTLIPRKALAELMSLLNNSDAETLEFADDDQTLFFRIGGRVLTSRKLTGQFPNYEAVLPRDNTKFVIVRSEDLMGSIQRVAQFADERSGAIKIRLEQNELKLSAQSTDAGESEDIIETPYNYDPLVVGFNSSYLVDFLKATGNTGEVRLEFKDAQSAGQMRPEDGNEEVKYRYILMPMRI
- a CDS encoding glutamine amidotransferase, encoding MKSAVAIRHVHFEGLGSLESVLSAQGFHISYFDIGVSDLTRIDPLRPDLLIVLGAPVGVYEDEHYPFLAVERNLLAKRLDAKLPTLGICLGAQQIAYTLGADVAPTSHKEIGFATIDLTDEGRHSPLRHLDGVKVLHWHGDGFAIPAGASRLASTSLCANQAFAIDEYVLALQFHPEIDNVAGMEQWLIGHAAELGEAKIDPRTIRNDAAACVAPLRNAAQRLFSEWLMQL